One segment of Solanum stenotomum isolate F172 chromosome 1, ASM1918654v1, whole genome shotgun sequence DNA contains the following:
- the LOC125857500 gene encoding mavicyanin-like, whose protein sequence is MTFFGKTMLVVLVVMMAASGSAMATVYQVGDLAGWTFNYNYNEWAFFKQFQAGDTLVFNYDPQLHNVMQVDINDYNSCISSNPLATFNSGSDSITLDTPDGDYFFICGIPGHCASGLKIHIKVSPTTTTTTPPPPPTTMNNRYPDHFPTNQTKKPYSSASTTAYSLNMLFTLFLLPMV, encoded by the exons ATGACTTTCTTCGGAAAAACAATGTTGGTCGTGTTGGTGGTGATGATGGCTGCTTCGGGATCCGCTATGGCTACTGTGTATCAAGTTGGTGATCTTGCAGGGTGGACATTCAACTACAATTACAATGAATGGGCTTTTTTCAAGCAATTTCAAGCTGGTGATACCCTAG TTTTCAATTACGATCCACAATTACACAATGTGATGCAAGTTGACATCAACGACTACAACTCATGCATATCTAGTAATCCACTTGCCACCTTCAACTCTGGCAGTGATTCAATCACCCTCGACACTCCTGATGGAGACTACTTCTTCATATGTGGTATTCCTGGTCATTGTGCATCTGGACTCAAAATACACATCAAAGTTAGtccaactacaacaacaacaactcctcctcctcctcctacGACGATGAATAATCGTTATCCCGATCATTTTCCTACAAATCAAACTAAGAAACCTTACTCTTCTGCAAGCACTACTGCTTATTCACTCAACATGTTATTTACATTGTTTCTTCTACCCATGGTTTAG